The following are encoded together in the Tatumella ptyseos genome:
- the mltF gene encoding membrane-bound lytic murein transglycosylase MltF, whose amino-acid sequence MKCIKFNYFFIGLVTLLLASALWPAIPWHTGKQDSLAQIQSRGVLRISTLNSALTYQQVKDQPQGMDYELAKRFADYLGVKLEVTVRPNIKSLFNDLSEQHSDLLAAGLNWDEHRAQKYVAGPAYYSTSQQLVYRIDKPRPKSLNDLQGTLSILDGSTFASTLEAEKANRYPALHWVTESHLGPQQILREVVEGKIDYTIADSATVEMMQRIYPKLAVAFTVTQEQPVNWYIAGNQSDSLHAAMLDFFSQLNEQGTLARLEEKYLGHSGHFDYVDTRSFLQAVDTRLPTLKPVFEKYAQNFDWQLLAAMAWQESHWDPQATSPTGVRGIMMLTKTTASSLDVSNRLDTEESIRGGSEYLQQLIQRLPSDIPKDERVWFALAAYNIGLAHLMDARQLTVDQGGDPNSWSDVKVRLPLLGKKRYYSQTTYGYARGQEAYDYVEKVRKYNLSLVGYLQEMEQLPLVPPHTPSGISTTPVEPQLVMN is encoded by the coding sequence TTGAAATGTATAAAATTTAATTATTTCTTTATCGGTCTTGTCACCTTATTATTAGCATCAGCTTTATGGCCAGCAATACCCTGGCACACTGGGAAACAAGATTCTCTTGCGCAGATCCAATCGCGCGGAGTGTTGCGTATCAGCACCCTGAATTCGGCGCTGACCTACCAACAGGTTAAAGATCAACCGCAGGGAATGGACTACGAACTCGCTAAGCGCTTTGCGGATTACTTAGGCGTTAAGTTAGAGGTCACCGTCCGTCCCAATATTAAAAGTTTGTTTAACGACTTATCTGAGCAACATTCAGACCTTCTCGCCGCCGGCTTGAACTGGGACGAACATCGCGCACAGAAATATGTCGCTGGACCCGCTTATTACAGCACCTCGCAACAACTGGTTTATCGTATCGATAAGCCGCGACCGAAAAGCTTGAATGACTTACAGGGAACCTTAAGTATTCTCGATGGGTCAACGTTCGCGAGTACGCTTGAGGCAGAGAAGGCCAATCGCTATCCCGCTTTACACTGGGTAACCGAAAGTCATCTTGGACCTCAGCAAATTTTACGAGAGGTAGTAGAAGGTAAAATTGATTACACCATCGCTGACTCAGCGACGGTAGAAATGATGCAACGGATTTACCCCAAACTTGCTGTCGCCTTTACCGTGACGCAAGAGCAGCCGGTAAACTGGTATATCGCAGGCAACCAAAGTGACAGTTTGCATGCCGCAATGTTGGATTTTTTCAGTCAACTGAACGAGCAAGGAACATTAGCGCGTTTAGAGGAAAAATATTTAGGGCATTCAGGACATTTCGACTACGTCGATACCCGGAGTTTCTTGCAAGCCGTAGATACACGATTACCGACGCTAAAGCCGGTGTTCGAAAAATATGCCCAAAACTTTGATTGGCAGTTGTTGGCCGCGATGGCTTGGCAAGAGTCACATTGGGATCCTCAAGCTACCTCACCGACTGGTGTGAGAGGGATCATGATGTTAACTAAGACCACAGCGAGTAGCTTAGATGTCAGCAATCGTCTCGATACCGAAGAGAGTATTCGAGGGGGAAGCGAATATCTTCAGCAGCTTATCCAACGATTACCGTCGGACATCCCGAAAGATGAACGCGTATGGTTTGCGCTAGCCGCTTACAATATCGGTTTAGCTCACTTAATGGATGCACGGCAATTGACGGTCGACCAAGGGGGCGACCCGAATAGTTGGAGCGATGTAAAGGTACGTTTGCCATTACTAGGTAAAAAACGCTACTACTCGCAAACCACTTACGGTTACGCACGTGGGCAAGAAGCCTACGATTATGTTGAAAAAGTACGTAAATACAATTTGAGTTTAGTCGGCTATCTGCAAGAGATGGAGCAACTGCCTCTTGTACCGCCTCATACACCAAGTGGCATTTCTACTACCCCAGTGGAACCACAATTAGTGATGAACTAA
- the recO gene encoding DNA repair protein RecO produces the protein MEGWQRVFVLHARPYSETSLLLDIFSESDGRVTVLAKGARSRRSNLKGALQPFTPLLMRWGGKGDVKTLRSAEPVSMGLPLSGTYLYCGLYVNELLMRVLGQEIGYSALFFDYLHCLQSLAALDSSPEPVLRRFEFALLAHLGYGVDFLHCAGSGEEVSDEMTYNFRQERGFIASVMPTAYTFTGRQLRAFYRREFPEIDTLRAAKRFTRMALKPYLGGRSLKSQALFRQFQLPVNKSEE, from the coding sequence ATGGAGGGCTGGCAGCGCGTTTTTGTCTTGCATGCTCGCCCTTACAGCGAAACGAGCTTGCTGCTCGATATTTTCAGTGAAAGCGATGGACGCGTCACGGTTTTGGCGAAGGGGGCTCGTTCACGCCGTTCAAATCTAAAAGGTGCTCTACAACCTTTCACGCCTTTGCTAATGCGCTGGGGGGGTAAAGGTGATGTGAAAACCTTACGCAGCGCTGAACCCGTCTCGATGGGGTTGCCGCTCAGCGGGACTTACCTTTACTGCGGACTTTATGTCAATGAGCTGTTGATGAGGGTACTCGGCCAAGAGATTGGCTATTCAGCACTCTTTTTTGATTATCTCCATTGCTTACAATCATTGGCGGCGCTCGATAGTTCGCCTGAGCCAGTCTTACGACGTTTCGAATTCGCGTTATTGGCGCATTTGGGTTACGGCGTTGATTTCTTACATTGCGCCGGGAGCGGTGAAGAGGTCAGTGATGAGATGACCTATAACTTTCGGCAAGAGCGCGGCTTTATCGCAAGTGTCATGCCGACTGCCTATACCTTTACTGGCCGCCAACTACGTGCATTTTATCGGCGTGAATTCCCAGAAATTGATACCCTGCGGGCGGCAAAACGCTTTACGCGTATGGCACTGAAGCCCTATTTAGGTGGCCGCTCTTTGAAAAGCCAAGCACTCTTCCGGCAATTCCAGCTTCCTGTTAACAAATCGGAAGAGTGA
- the era gene encoding GTPase Era — translation MSEQVTHCGFIAIVGRPNVGKSTLLNQLLGQKISITSRKPQTTRHRIMGIDTQGAYQAIYVDTPGLHMEEKRAINRLMNRAASSSIGDVELIVFVVEGTRWTEDDEMVLNKLKSVKAPVVLAINKIDNIQDKTILLPHIQQISQKMNFADVVPLCAETGQNVDTIARIVHNTLPEADHHFPEDYVTDRSQRFMASEIIREKLMRFLGAELPYSVTVEIERFVANERGGYDINGLILVEREGQKKMVIGNKGSKIKTIGIEARRDMEEMFESRVHLELWVKVKSGWADDERALRSLGYTDDL, via the coding sequence ATGAGCGAACAAGTAACACATTGCGGTTTTATCGCAATTGTCGGCCGACCGAATGTCGGCAAATCAACGTTATTGAACCAGTTACTGGGGCAAAAAATCTCTATTACGTCACGTAAACCACAAACGACACGCCATCGCATCATGGGTATTGATACTCAGGGCGCTTATCAGGCTATTTACGTGGATACCCCAGGCTTGCACATGGAGGAAAAACGCGCGATCAACCGTTTGATGAACCGTGCCGCGAGCAGTTCAATTGGTGATGTTGAGTTGATTGTCTTTGTGGTGGAAGGCACGCGTTGGACAGAAGATGACGAAATGGTGCTTAATAAGCTCAAATCGGTCAAGGCACCGGTCGTTTTAGCCATCAATAAAATCGATAATATCCAAGATAAAACCATTTTATTACCCCATATCCAACAGATCAGCCAAAAAATGAATTTTGCTGATGTGGTACCTTTGTGTGCAGAAACGGGACAGAACGTCGATACCATCGCGCGTATCGTTCACAATACTCTGCCGGAAGCGGACCATCATTTCCCAGAAGATTATGTGACCGATCGTTCACAACGTTTTATGGCATCAGAGATCATTCGTGAAAAATTAATGCGTTTCTTAGGGGCTGAACTGCCCTATTCAGTTACCGTTGAAATTGAGCGTTTTGTCGCCAATGAGCGTGGCGGTTACGATATCAATGGTTTGATTCTGGTCGAACGCGAAGGTCAGAAGAAAATGGTGATAGGTAACAAAGGATCTAAGATTAAAACTATCGGTATTGAAGCTCGACGTGATATGGAAGAGATGTTTGAATCCCGTGTTCACTTAGAACTTTGGGTAAAAGTGAAGTCTGGTTGGGCAGATGACGAACGTGCACTGCGCAGCTTAGGCTATACCGACGATCTCTAA
- the purL gene encoding phosphoribosylformylglycinamidine synthase, which yields MMEILRGSPALSAFRINKLVTTFQELQLPIRSLYAEYVHFAEVTQPLTDEQTTRLEKLLRYGPSLAEHTPQGQLLLVTPRPGTISPWSSKATDIAHNCELPMVKRLERGLAFYIDAPKLDKAQFEQVAALLHDRMMETVFTDFADAAQLFTQHTPHPLTSIDIQQGGRQALSEANIRLGLALAEDEIDYLLNAFTQLGRNPNDVELYMFAQANSEHCRHKIFNADWIIDGVAQPKSLFKMIKNTFETTPDHVLSAYKDNAAVMEGSVAGRFYAESETGQYDFHQQPIHILMKVETHNHPTAISPWPGAATGSGGEIRDEGATGRGAKPKAGLTGFSVSNLRIPGFEQPWEEDFGKPERIVTALDIMLDGPLGGAAFNNEFGRPALNGYFRTYEEKVSSHNGDEIRGYHKPIMLAGGIGNIRDDHVQKGEITVGAKLIVLGGPSMNIGLGGGAASSMDSGQSDADLDFASVQRDNPEMERRCQEVIDRCWQRGEQNPILFIHDVGAGGLSNAMPELVSDGGRGGRFDLRKILNDEPGMTPLEIWCNESQERYVLAIDTDKLAEFDAICQRERAPYAVIGEATEQQHLTLEDPHFANQPIDMPLDVLLGKTPKMTRDVRRQQAKGDSFTAQDIDLAEAVKRVLHLPAVAEKTFLITIGDRTVTGMVARDQMVGPWQIPVANCAVTTTSLDSYTGEAFAMGERAPVALLDYAASARLAVGEALTNLAATAIGDLKQIKLSANWMAAAGHPGEDAGLYDAVKAVGEELCPALGLTIPVGKDSMSMKTRWQEQGEDREVISPMSLAITAFARVDDVRLTVTPELKSDQDNLLLLVDLGQGQQALGATALAQVYRQLGQHPADVRDTEKLRGFFNAIQQLVSERKLLAYHDRSDGGLLVTLAEMAFAGHCAIDADISALGAHPVATLFTEELGAVLQIAQDDLHTVQAIFSEHGLDNELFVIGSATPGNHFKVIAEGETVYSEQRSQLREWWAETTWQMQRLRDNPACADEEHQAKLDERDPGLNVSLSFDPSDDVAAPMIATGARPVLAVLREQGVNSHVEMAAAFHRAGFDTRDVHMSDLLAGRTNLDGFHMLAACGGFSYGDVLGAGEGWAKSILFNPRVRDTFADFFNRDQTLALGVCNGCQMVSNLREIIPGSELWPRFVRNQSERFEARFSLVEVVESPSLVLEGMVGSRMPIAVSHGEGFVEVRNSDHLQQLENSKLAALRFVNNHGQVTEQYPANPNGSPNGITAVTNTSGRVTIMMPHPERVFRTVSNSWHPENWGEDGPWMRLFRNARKQLG from the coding sequence ATGATGGAAATTTTGCGTGGTTCGCCTGCCCTGTCTGCCTTTCGAATTAACAAACTAGTCACCACCTTTCAAGAACTTCAGTTACCTATCCGTTCACTCTATGCCGAATATGTGCATTTCGCGGAGGTGACGCAACCGTTAACTGATGAGCAAACAACGCGACTAGAAAAGTTATTACGCTATGGTCCATCATTGGCCGAGCATACGCCGCAAGGGCAACTTCTATTAGTGACCCCGCGTCCTGGCACCATCTCTCCATGGTCATCAAAAGCCACTGATATCGCACATAATTGTGAGCTACCGATGGTGAAGCGCTTAGAGCGTGGATTAGCTTTCTATATAGATGCACCTAAACTGGATAAGGCTCAGTTTGAGCAGGTCGCAGCGTTACTACACGACCGAATGATGGAAACGGTCTTCACCGATTTTGCTGACGCCGCACAACTCTTTACGCAGCATACGCCGCACCCTCTTACCTCCATTGATATTCAACAAGGGGGGCGTCAAGCACTCTCTGAGGCAAATATTCGTCTTGGACTCGCGCTAGCAGAAGATGAAATTGATTACCTGCTCAATGCTTTCACCCAGCTGGGCAGAAACCCAAATGACGTCGAGTTGTACATGTTCGCTCAAGCTAACTCAGAGCATTGCCGTCATAAAATTTTCAACGCAGATTGGATCATTGATGGCGTCGCGCAACCAAAGTCGCTGTTTAAAATGATTAAAAACACCTTCGAAACGACACCAGACCATGTACTGTCTGCTTATAAAGATAATGCCGCAGTCATGGAAGGTTCTGTTGCAGGGCGTTTCTACGCAGAATCCGAAACAGGCCAGTACGATTTCCATCAACAACCTATTCATATCTTAATGAAGGTTGAGACACACAATCACCCAACCGCTATCTCCCCATGGCCAGGTGCCGCAACCGGTTCAGGCGGGGAAATCCGCGATGAGGGAGCAACCGGTCGTGGGGCGAAACCTAAAGCTGGTTTAACCGGTTTCTCGGTATCAAACTTACGTATCCCTGGTTTTGAACAACCATGGGAAGAGGATTTTGGTAAACCCGAGCGTATTGTTACCGCGCTAGATATCATGCTAGATGGCCCTCTAGGCGGCGCCGCATTTAATAATGAATTTGGCCGCCCAGCACTGAATGGCTATTTCCGGACCTATGAAGAGAAAGTCAGTAGCCATAATGGCGATGAAATTCGTGGCTACCATAAACCAATTATGCTGGCGGGCGGTATTGGCAATATCCGTGACGATCATGTGCAAAAGGGTGAAATCACTGTTGGGGCAAAACTCATTGTACTCGGTGGGCCCTCTATGAACATTGGTCTAGGGGGTGGGGCGGCTTCATCGATGGATTCCGGACAATCGGATGCCGATCTGGATTTTGCTTCAGTACAACGTGATAACCCCGAAATGGAGCGTCGTTGCCAAGAAGTCATCGACCGTTGCTGGCAACGCGGTGAACAGAACCCGATTCTGTTTATTCATGACGTTGGCGCAGGGGGCCTGTCCAATGCGATGCCAGAACTGGTCTCAGATGGTGGGCGCGGCGGACGCTTTGATCTGCGCAAGATCCTAAATGATGAGCCAGGTATGACGCCGTTAGAGATTTGGTGTAATGAATCTCAAGAGCGTTATGTGTTAGCGATCGATACCGACAAATTAGCAGAGTTTGACGCTATTTGTCAGCGTGAACGCGCACCCTACGCCGTTATCGGTGAAGCGACAGAGCAGCAGCATCTAACGCTTGAGGATCCACACTTCGCTAACCAACCCATCGATATGCCACTCGACGTTTTACTGGGTAAAACCCCGAAAATGACCCGCGATGTGCGTCGCCAGCAGGCGAAGGGAGATAGCTTTACTGCCCAAGATATTGATCTGGCTGAAGCCGTAAAACGCGTCCTTCATCTACCGGCGGTTGCGGAAAAAACCTTTTTGATCACCATCGGTGACCGGACGGTAACCGGGATGGTTGCTCGCGATCAAATGGTAGGCCCTTGGCAGATCCCCGTTGCTAACTGTGCGGTGACTACCACTAGCTTAGATAGCTATACAGGTGAAGCTTTTGCCATGGGTGAACGCGCGCCAGTAGCCTTATTGGACTACGCGGCCTCGGCTCGTTTAGCCGTGGGCGAAGCCCTAACCAACTTAGCGGCTACCGCGATTGGCGATTTAAAACAGATTAAACTCTCTGCAAACTGGATGGCTGCAGCGGGCCACCCTGGCGAAGATGCTGGCTTATACGATGCGGTAAAAGCCGTGGGCGAAGAGCTTTGCCCAGCACTGGGCTTAACTATCCCAGTGGGTAAAGACTCTATGTCGATGAAAACGCGCTGGCAAGAGCAGGGTGAAGACCGTGAAGTGATTTCACCCATGTCATTAGCGATTACAGCCTTTGCCCGTGTCGACGATGTACGCTTGACCGTTACACCGGAACTTAAGAGCGATCAGGATAACTTATTGCTTCTGGTCGATCTTGGTCAAGGACAGCAAGCCCTTGGCGCGACCGCGTTGGCGCAAGTTTATCGTCAGCTTGGACAACATCCTGCGGATGTACGTGATACCGAGAAGCTACGTGGTTTCTTCAATGCTATTCAGCAATTAGTCAGTGAGAGAAAACTACTGGCCTATCACGACCGTTCCGATGGTGGATTATTGGTGACACTGGCAGAGATGGCTTTTGCCGGCCATTGTGCTATCGATGCAGACATTAGTGCGTTAGGTGCTCATCCCGTTGCCACCTTATTCACCGAGGAACTTGGAGCAGTACTACAAATTGCACAGGATGATCTGCATACCGTTCAAGCCATTTTCTCAGAGCATGGACTGGATAACGAACTGTTCGTGATCGGTTCAGCAACACCTGGAAATCACTTTAAAGTGATTGCTGAGGGCGAAACGGTTTACTCAGAACAGCGTTCACAACTGCGTGAGTGGTGGGCAGAAACCACGTGGCAAATGCAGCGCCTGCGTGATAACCCAGCCTGTGCAGATGAAGAGCATCAAGCGAAATTAGATGAGCGCGACCCAGGACTTAATGTGTCGCTAAGCTTCGACCCAAGTGACGACGTTGCCGCACCGATGATCGCGACGGGTGCTCGACCCGTACTTGCCGTATTACGTGAGCAAGGTGTTAACTCACATGTAGAGATGGCTGCCGCATTCCACCGTGCAGGATTCGATACGCGTGACGTCCATATGAGCGACTTGCTGGCAGGACGCACAAACCTCGACGGATTCCATATGCTTGCCGCGTGTGGTGGTTTCTCCTACGGGGATGTACTCGGAGCGGGCGAGGGCTGGGCCAAGTCTATTCTATTCAACCCACGTGTACGTGATACCTTTGCAGACTTCTTCAATCGTGACCAAACCCTAGCGCTGGGCGTCTGTAATGGGTGCCAGATGGTCTCTAATTTACGTGAGATTATTCCGGGCAGCGAACTATGGCCACGTTTTGTTCGTAACCAATCTGAACGTTTTGAAGCCCGTTTCAGTTTGGTCGAAGTGGTCGAAAGCCCATCGCTCGTACTCGAAGGTATGGTGGGTTCACGGATGCCTATCGCAGTTTCCCACGGTGAGGGCTTTGTGGAAGTTCGTAATAGCGATCATTTACAGCAACTTGAAAATAGCAAGCTTGCGGCCTTACGCTTTGTGAACAACCACGGCCAAGTGACAGAACAGTATCCCGCTAACCCGAATGGCTCGCCGAATGGTATTACGGCGGTCACTAATACTTCTGGGCGTGTCACCATTATGATGCCGCATCCAGAGCGTGTATTCCGCACTGTCAGTAACTCGTGGCACCCGGAAAATTGGGGCGAGGATGGTCCTTGGATGCGCCTGTTTAGAAATGCGCGTAAACAATTGGGCTAA
- a CDS encoding TIGR01777 family oxidoreductase, with protein sequence MKILITGATGLIGQRLTQALLNQSHHITALTRSPQRATKILGPQVELLNSLDGLSSLDGFEAVINLAGEPIADKRWTAAQKQKLCDSRWQLTAQVAELIKASAKPPSVLISGSAVGYYGDQGQAVVTEERSPHQEFTWQLCSRWEALALEAQSANTRVCLLRTGVVLSSEGGALAKMVLPFRMGVGGPFGNGQQYMPWIHIDDMLNATLFLLNQPALKGPFNMVAPTPVRNQQFSEQLAKVLHRPCFMRVPAVAVRCLMGESAVLVLGGQQAVPQRLMDAGYQFRYSTLQPALEEVINK encoded by the coding sequence ATGAAAATTCTTATTACCGGTGCAACGGGGTTGATAGGACAGCGCCTCACTCAGGCACTGTTGAATCAATCACATCACATCACTGCGTTGACCCGATCTCCTCAGCGGGCGACGAAGATTTTGGGTCCCCAAGTTGAATTGTTGAACTCCCTCGATGGGTTGTCGTCATTAGACGGCTTCGAGGCAGTAATTAATTTGGCTGGCGAGCCAATTGCCGATAAGCGGTGGACGGCGGCACAAAAACAAAAACTCTGTGATAGCCGATGGCAACTTACCGCACAGGTTGCTGAATTGATTAAAGCCAGCGCCAAGCCGCCATCAGTATTGATCTCAGGCTCTGCGGTCGGTTATTACGGCGATCAAGGGCAGGCAGTCGTGACCGAAGAGCGCTCCCCACATCAAGAGTTTACTTGGCAGCTCTGCTCGCGATGGGAAGCGTTAGCGCTTGAGGCACAAAGCGCAAATACGCGAGTATGTCTATTACGAACGGGGGTCGTCCTGTCGAGTGAAGGCGGTGCACTCGCAAAAATGGTGCTACCGTTTCGTATGGGGGTCGGGGGACCTTTTGGCAATGGCCAGCAATATATGCCGTGGATACATATCGACGATATGCTGAATGCGACACTTTTTCTACTGAACCAGCCTGCATTGAAAGGGCCGTTTAATATGGTTGCTCCGACGCCAGTTCGTAATCAACAATTTAGCGAACAGCTGGCTAAGGTATTACATCGTCCATGCTTTATGCGTGTGCCTGCCGTTGCCGTCCGTTGTCTAATGGGCGAATCTGCAGTATTAGTGCTAGGTGGGCAGCAGGCTGTGCCTCAACGACTTATGGATGCAGGTTACCAGTTTCGCTATAGCACACTACAACCCGCACTTGAAGAGGTTATCAATAAGTAG
- the acpS gene encoding holo-ACP synthase — protein sequence MAIVGLGTDIVEIARIEQVIERSGDRLAKRVLTASEWQQYQQHHQPVRFLAKRFAVKEAAAKAFGTGIRNGLAFNQFEVFNNPLGKPCLRLLGQAEILAEQLGIQHHHVTLADERRYACATVIFES from the coding sequence ATGGCTATCGTAGGGCTGGGCACCGATATTGTCGAAATCGCACGCATTGAACAGGTGATAGAACGTTCAGGTGACCGGTTAGCAAAAAGGGTTTTGACAGCCAGCGAATGGCAGCAATATCAGCAACATCACCAGCCCGTGCGATTTTTAGCGAAGCGTTTTGCGGTGAAAGAAGCCGCAGCGAAAGCTTTTGGTACGGGCATTCGTAATGGATTAGCCTTTAATCAATTCGAAGTGTTTAATAATCCGCTCGGTAAACCCTGCTTACGATTACTTGGGCAAGCAGAGATTCTTGCTGAGCAATTAGGCATCCAGCACCATCATGTGACGCTCGCCGATGAGCGTCGCTACGCCTGTGCAACGGTAATCTTTGAGAGTTAA
- the pdxJ gene encoding pyridoxine 5'-phosphate synthase: MAEVYLGVNIDHIATVRNARGTQYPDPIQAAFVAEQAGADGITVHLREDRRHITDRDITLLRQTIQTRMNLEMAVTEEMISIACQTRPHFCCLVPEKREEVTTEGGLDVAGQQAKMNEAVARLQQANILVSLFIDPDFQQIDAAVAAKAPFIEIHTGAYAEAQDPDDVEKELERIRAAVSYAASKGLKVNAGHGLTYHNVQAIAALPDIYELNIGHAIIGRALFSGLADAVREMKQCLQDARR; encoded by the coding sequence ATGGCGGAAGTGTATTTAGGTGTAAATATTGACCATATCGCTACAGTACGTAATGCGCGGGGGACCCAATATCCTGACCCCATTCAGGCGGCTTTTGTTGCAGAACAAGCAGGCGCGGATGGTATTACTGTGCACTTACGTGAAGACCGCCGTCATATCACTGATCGCGATATCACCTTGCTGCGCCAGACCATACAGACCCGAATGAATTTAGAAATGGCGGTAACTGAAGAGATGATTAGTATCGCTTGTCAGACGCGCCCGCATTTTTGCTGCCTCGTTCCAGAGAAACGCGAAGAAGTCACCACAGAAGGCGGCTTAGATGTTGCAGGCCAACAAGCGAAAATGAATGAAGCGGTCGCGCGTTTACAGCAGGCGAATATCTTAGTATCACTTTTTATCGATCCCGACTTTCAGCAAATTGATGCAGCAGTGGCAGCTAAAGCGCCTTTTATTGAGATCCACACTGGTGCCTATGCCGAAGCACAAGATCCAGATGACGTTGAAAAAGAGTTGGAACGTATTCGGGCTGCGGTGAGCTATGCCGCGTCGAAAGGTTTGAAAGTGAATGCTGGCCATGGCCTGACATACCACAACGTTCAAGCTATTGCGGCGTTACCGGACATTTATGAACTCAATATTGGACACGCGATCATTGGCCGCGCACTTTTTAGTGGGTTGGCGGATGCCGTGCGTGAGATGAAACAGTGTTTACAGGATGCTCGACGCTAA
- a CDS encoding DUF2778 domain-containing protein: protein MALRGKFEINGRAFSPLTFYGVGTFQAYSGNNPFRNQAGCVAIPDNGPIPGGRYHIVDRPTGGWKGIIRTDLQDWYSWPTSTPVIKYEWFALYRDDGKIDDYTWINGVKRGQFRLHPPGPLGISLGCITLQKRTDFLAIRQSLLSTQRVMLSNGLLSYGTIEVIVDDSETCPHSAKNSY, encoded by the coding sequence ATGGCACTTAGAGGGAAATTCGAGATTAATGGCAGGGCTTTTAGTCCACTTACTTTCTATGGTGTTGGTACATTTCAAGCTTATTCTGGAAATAACCCATTTCGTAATCAAGCAGGATGTGTTGCTATTCCAGATAATGGACCAATACCAGGAGGTCGTTACCACATCGTCGATAGACCTACTGGCGGTTGGAAAGGAATAATCCGTACTGATTTACAAGATTGGTATTCTTGGCCGACCTCTACTCCTGTTATCAAGTATGAGTGGTTCGCACTTTATCGCGATGATGGTAAAATTGACGATTATACTTGGATCAATGGGGTTAAGAGAGGTCAATTTCGCTTGCACCCACCCGGTCCTTTGGGAATATCACTTGGCTGTATCACGTTACAAAAAAGAACTGATTTTTTGGCTATACGTCAATCATTACTTTCCACACAACGAGTCATGCTCAGCAATGGTCTTTTGTCATACGGTACAATTGAGGTAATAGTCGATGATAGTGAGACGTGCCCCCACAGCGCTAAAAATTCTTATTAG
- a CDS encoding YfhL family 4Fe-4S dicluster ferredoxin, with translation MALLITERCINCDMCEPECPNQAITLGTTIYEIDPVRCTECIGHYDSPTCQSVCPITHTIIQDSLWQETSDQLWEKFVQLYPNVRG, from the coding sequence GTGGCACTACTGATCACTGAACGCTGTATCAATTGTGATATGTGCGAACCAGAATGTCCCAATCAGGCCATCACGCTCGGCACTACGATTTATGAAATTGATCCGGTTCGTTGTACTGAATGCATCGGCCACTACGACAGCCCTACCTGCCAGAGTGTCTGTCCTATCACTCATACCATTATTCAAGATAGTCTATGGCAGGAAACATCCGATCAATTATGGGAAAAATTCGTTCAGCTTTACCCCAATGTGAGGGGTTAA
- the glnB gene encoding nitrogen regulatory protein P-II codes for MKKIEAIIKPFKLDDVRESLAEVGITGMTVTEVKGFGRQKGHTELYRGAEYMVDFLPKVKIEIVIADDMVDTCLETIMKTAQTGKIGDGKIFVVDVARVVRIRTGEEDEDAI; via the coding sequence ATGAAGAAAATAGAAGCGATCATTAAACCGTTCAAATTGGATGATGTCCGCGAATCTCTTGCTGAAGTCGGGATTACCGGGATGACCGTCACAGAAGTTAAAGGTTTCGGACGCCAGAAAGGCCATACAGAACTGTACCGTGGCGCGGAATACATGGTCGACTTTTTACCAAAAGTAAAAATCGAAATCGTGATTGCCGATGATATGGTCGATACTTGCTTAGAAACCATAATGAAAACCGCCCAAACCGGTAAAATCGGTGATGGAAAAATCTTTGTGGTCGATGTGGCTCGTGTGGTTCGGATCCGTACTGGTGAAGAAGACGAAGACGCTATTTAA
- the tadA gene encoding tRNA adenosine(34) deaminase TadA, whose product MRHAIQLAQRAHTLGEVPVGAVLVYQQQVIGEGWNLPITDHDPTAHAEIMAIRQGGQALGNYRLLDTTLYVTLEPCVMCAGAMIHGRIGRIVFGASDAKTGAAGSLVDILRHPGMNHQPMICGGVLAEECGALLSDFFRQRRAEKKAARLAARAQQS is encoded by the coding sequence ATGCGCCATGCGATACAACTTGCTCAGCGCGCGCATACCTTGGGTGAAGTCCCGGTCGGCGCAGTACTAGTTTATCAACAGCAGGTGATAGGCGAGGGGTGGAATCTACCGATTACCGATCATGACCCGACCGCGCATGCGGAGATTATGGCAATTCGTCAAGGCGGACAGGCCTTAGGCAATTATCGCTTACTCGATACGACACTCTATGTCACTTTAGAACCTTGTGTAATGTGTGCAGGGGCCATGATCCATGGTCGTATTGGGCGGATTGTCTTTGGGGCGAGTGATGCAAAAACCGGTGCAGCGGGGTCGCTGGTCGATATCTTACGTCATCCCGGGATGAATCATCAGCCGATGATTTGTGGAGGGGTATTAGCAGAAGAGTGTGGTGCTTTATTGAGTGATTTTTTTAGGCAACGTCGGGCCGAAAAAAAAGCCGCACGCCTAGCGGCGCGGGCTCAACAGAGTTAG